The genome window AGGTTCCCCACACCTAAATGATTATGTGGCATTGAAAAAGTCACCTAAATGACTGATAAtttaaaagcaaaaataataaattcaataccTTCAGGATCATATCCTTCAAGATTTTCATGTACACAACGACTGAAAGCTAAAACTTGGCGCCATGTATCCTCAGATATGTTATGTCGCTGATTTTTCTGTTAATGAAGCCCaatgatgatggatatattgggGGCATAGAATGGTGCTCTACCCAAAGTTCATTTGAAATAGCAAAGATATTACCTCAACAAAGTCACACCATTGGTCAAGTAATCGAAACCTTCCAGCTAAAACTAACCTCCAGGCCATAACAGCCCTTCTAACAGCTAAGAGCATAAtgaaaaaaacagaaaaaggaTAAGATTGTAGCTAATGAAACGAGTACAACTTATAAGAGGGACTTTACAGCATGATGTCATCAAACCAACTTACTAATGttcttttgaccattttctcgGCAGATGAAGAATACAAAATCATAGAAATGTGAAAATTCTGAGAAGTCAGCCTGCATAATATACTACAACATCAGGTCTTTATGTTTTATTCCTGCTCAATGCAGATATCATCAACAGCTCCAAGCTGCATGAATGAAGGCCCAGCATTCCACTAATATACTACAAGGAGAAAACTTGCCTTCAAGTCTAATTGTGACATAAGCCTGCAAAGCTCTTCCATCAATGATATTGTGCCATAGCTGAAAAcatataatttcaatattgtaaaTCTTCCACTAgaaatattaactcatatattACCCTAAAAGATCTTAGTACatgatacaaataaataaatttaaacaagGAGCAACAACGGAAAACATCACATACATTACTAAGAAAGATTTATTGTGTGAAAGATATTTAACCTTTCACTGTCAAATTGCAAATAGATTAGACTCCTAAAGTATGATGTATAGTGTGGGTGAGGACAGTCTAGCAGTAACTACTTCAGTCAAGATTCAATCTATAAATCTCTATACTTTTAACTAGATTTTAGAAATATTTCTCTTTTCAACcttttaattctcttttaaaTCCCTAACCAACAACTTCCCAGTAAAGAAAATCCAATGCAGATGTAAGGAATCCATATtccataacacaaaatacatgCCTTGACTGCAATCTTGACTCCACAAATTTCAGGAGCTGGGAGATTTCCTCTCTTAAGTATCTGACTTTCTGAGGTTCGTCATCTGGATTCCCGTTGGCACAAATCCCAGCCGCGATGTCTGCATCAGATGGCAACAGAGTTCATTGATTAGTAATAGATTCCACTGCATGACTGCAACCTCCACATAATAGTTGCATAAACTTATGATTTGCTACTTACTCATAATAGTTAGAAAACATGTAATGAGTTAAAGATTACCAAATAAAACCATGATTCTTTTAATGTTTAAAGAAATCAAGATTCTACATAATATTCTAGAAGAAAGCTGTTCCACCAATTTCTCCACTATGGACTAAATTGGACAGCTCAGAAATCAGAGCACAAACTTAAACATAAAAATCTTACAAAAGGGTCATCATAAAAGGCAGTTTTCTGAGTTCTGAACGAGCAAACATGTTTAGATCACCAATTCAATATTTCTGAGGCTAATTAACAACTGAATTTTGATCATCAAGATTCAATCACTCCCAAACTAAACATCCCAACATCAAGACTTAGGAATTAAAACCAAAGAGTTAAAATCTTGGTTCAGAAGATTACCAGAATATCGCCTGTAGATATCAAAGATATCGAAGTGAAGTGAACCAGGGGAATCCATGGGGCTGCCCCCTTCCGCAAAGCTAAAGGAAATTGAATTTGTTTTTAGACGAAACCCTAAATCGAATAAACCCTGggagttcttcttcttcttcggccttCGTTTTTTGAGTGGTTGGAGATGGGaaacccaaacccaaacccaaacccCAACCCCAAAACGTACGCCTCAGTGTCAGATACGCAAAATCTAAGATGCAAGTATTTAGCACTTTCTTGCAATCTTGCGTTTGGTTTTGTAGTTTTCGAGTGGGTGACTGCAATCGCGAACCGGATTGAATGTGTCGGCCACTGGAGCTGGACCGGTGAGTTTATAGGTCTCATACATATACACAATGGTTACAATATAAGTTTCACCCAAACGCATTTTAATGATTGTGaacttttttttgttataaatcaAATGGTTATTCAGTTGAGTTGTGTATTTATATCACATTACTatgataataatttaaatttgtctGTTATATTAACGATTCTTTTGTCATATATATTTAGAATGCAAAGGCCTATTGATGGATTGGGGACTAGGCATAGTCACTCACGAAGGTAGGTAGAATCAAGTAGTCGATCCAGTTGAAGTCCAGCAATCGGCTAGTTGCGTGAGGCACGGGgtaattacaaattaaaggcAAAAAGTTTCTTTCAGTAATGAAGGCTAGATTGGTGGTGGTTATAGTAGTTACGACAGTTATGACCGTTACTTTTGTAATAATTAGGGACATTGATGGGGTGATTTTATTGGTCTCTCGgatgtataaatacccctccGGGAGTATTGCGTAAGCGGTTCGAATAAATTTTCAAGCAATAAAAATGAATGCCCTTATAGTTGTGTTTGCCATGCTCCAGCTGACTACCTGTTAGTCACAAAACCAACGCCTATCATTTTCGTTATATGCTTAACTGCCTAAGTAACTCTAAATTTTTCAATTGCTCCTTACAAATGGGTTTATCTTGAATGCACTATTGAGTAGTCAGATGGCTCCCTTTATGATACAATTACTTTGATTTACGAGAGAGTCCATAACTATTATATGAATATGGGTTAAACTCGTCTTGTAGCCTTAGCCAATAAAAGATCACAATGAAAGAAATTAGTCTATGACACAATTACTAACTTTATGAATGGAGTGATCCCCTTGTAATCAAGCCgattttatatttctattatGACATTGAACATCTAGTGGATGGACACTTCAGCCCTATCTCATCAAAATTGATTTACtcaaaattagctttttgagcaaataaaaattcatttcaAGACATAGAGACCATTCACATTGCATGTAAGTAGAAATCAATCAAGGTCtttgtatatatttatcttatttgtggtatttatatatgaataatCTTTGTATAGGAAACTTGGCCAGCTTATTGCTAGTAAATAGCAATATAGGACATCAATACACACTAATGCAACTAATACCATTGAGCTATTTGAATGAGACATCTTCATCCATACTTCAAGAGATCTCCTTGCTCCAATGTACATGTACATAGAGGGTGAAGACTCCCCAAATGGCACAAATAGTATAATCATTGATGCCATTGAGATCAACATATAATCACAGACGTTACAGGATTtctaacatttttaaaattgacaAGGACATGTCAAGTGAGTCTATCGAGAGTAGTCTCAACATTCAGTAAGAGTGGTAGAATATAGACATTGATATGCTATAACAAACATCATAGTAACTATAGCAAAAAATAAGTAATACAGTAACCCGTGACTGGGTTACATAGATAATGgactgtttggtaacatagttagcttatcagttaattgtgacttatttgaccactattagctatttgacttagttagtcaatatgagtgtttggttaataagcttttcgTAACGGCTTATTACTctaaaacgctaaaattcaaaaagatgcTCAAAGCAGTTTTTTCGACcagctttttgaaaaataaattatacctttaaatgtcattttacatgtaataagttatcagctatcagctaacagctaatttaccaaacatctttctacaaccaACTAATGCTATCAGCTAGTTAAACTCGCTAACAactatttgccaaacacccccaattCCCTGCTTTCTTTCTTATATTGTAGCATAACATAATTACTTGGTAAAAGATTGATCGTGTAGTACTAACCAAGCAATGAAATGGTTTTAGCTTGAAGttacattattaatatacaCAAGAGCATATCAGCAATCAACTAAACATTCAGCACAGTCTACTACACAGAAAAGCAATATGTCAGACAGGCATGGTAAATAACAGACACTAGAATTCTCAGACAATTATTGcacaaaagaagaagatgagtGCAGGGATACTATCAAAGAAAGTTGTTGCAGAGATAAAGGAAAGATTGTCATTTCCAGGAAACTGGGAGTACAGGGATACTATCAAACAAAGTTGTTGTAGAGATTCAAATGCAAAGGTTGTCATGTCCAGGAATCCGGGAGTACAGGGATACTATCAAACAAAGTTGTTGCAGAGATTCAAATGCAAAGATTGTCATGTCCAGGAAACTGGGAGTACAAGGATACTATCAAACAAAGTTGTTGCAGAGATTTAAACATAAAACGCGCTGCAAATTGGCTAACAGAATCCTTGAAGTTATTCACCGAACTACCCTGTTGTGGTGTTTGGTAGTTCAGTTTCTTGGCAACAACATCTCGAACAAGAAACAAAACATCTTAATCCCTATCTCAGACAAGTTCCCAGTCAATTGTTAAGAAAGATCATATCATCCAGTCAGTCAGACACACAACATTCAATCCTTAAAACCTAAAACAAACAGATCAATCCTAGAAACTACAAAAATGATCAGCAATGGCAACAACAGAACATAATCATAAAATCCACAGGgcaaaagaaatgaaatattttttttttaataaataaagcTAGTAAGTGAAAGGGAATCTTGTATGTTTCCACTATAGCCAACTAATCATACATCTCATGTTCATAAGCTTATTCCAATGGCCTATATTGTTCACCTACTGAATCActgagtcaccatgatttatCCTCTCTCTCACTTACTGAATCGctgagtcaccatgatttatCCTCGGCTTGAGGTGCTGGGGCAATCTGTAGTCATATTATGTCTACCAAATATGCTGCATATTGTAtacttattattactatatattcaaatttaaggaACAATACTGTGATTACTGTCACTATTTCTTAACCTTTCGAGGCTTCCTAGGTCCAGGAACCTCCATTGTTCCGACAGAACATCCACACCTAGCACGGAACACCAGAACAGCTCTCCCATTCGGCGGCGCCATTTTCTTTAGCTCTGATTCCAGTTCCAAATGGTGGTCTCGAGGCAGCTCGAATAATCCCTTCTTTACTCCATTTTTTCCGGCGAGTTTCAGATTCTTTACACAGTCTTCTGTCTGCAATTCTATATCAAATTCAGCGGCCTTTCGAAGCCCTTTGCACCCTGGTTTCCCACATCGCTTGCTGGTGAAGACTGTGATGGATAGGAGAGCTATTCCGGCGAAGAAAATGCTGAGGCCTAAGCAGATATAAACCATCGGAGCTCGGAGAAGCTCTTCCGTTACCGCGCCCCCGATTGCCTCGAAAAAATCGGCGAATTTCTGGGCTAGAAGGGACAAATATGGGTACAGAAGAACCCCGCAGGCGCCGATTACTGCAATCAAGATCATCACGTCAACAATGGCGGACCGGGATTTCTCACACGACCGGTTCTTCGCCGGAATTTTTCTCTGGGCTCGGTTGATTTGCCGGAATTTGTCGAGTGAATTCGCGGATTTGGGCATGGCTGTGGAATCTACGGATGGCGCGATCGAGATTGGGAAACTGACCATTTGGGAATCTAAATTCTAAAGACTCGACCTTTACCGCCCGCGCTAACGCAATTTACGATTGAATCGTCGGAGAATCGAATCCGGATCGACCCACCATCGGAAAATCAAGAAA of Ipomoea triloba cultivar NCNSP0323 chromosome 3, ASM357664v1 contains these proteins:
- the LOC116012557 gene encoding DCN1-like protein 3 isoform X2; its protein translation is MDSPGSLHFDIFDIYRRYSDIAAGICANGNPDDEPQKVRYLREEISQLLKFVESRLHYGTISLMEELCRLMSQLDLKADFSEFSHFYDFVFFICRENGQKNITVRRAVMAWRLVLAGRFRLLDQWCDFVEKNQRHNISEDTWRQVLAFSRCVHENLEGYDPEGAWPVLIDDFVEHMYRIGGSNGSPHTVCNCGDSEVHQSDEQPLRGLNIFSGFKRKWCDDPDASVHCKKHLSSSNKYFTSEENPLASVHDCMDIGKYNNPIGHPKSPCAVEGCLSKGFAGLLSNGQCLQFDQKRRVSYT
- the LOC116012557 gene encoding uncharacterized protein LOC116012557 isoform X1, with amino-acid sequence MDSPGSLHFDIFDIYRRYSDIAAGICANGNPDDEPQKVRYLREEISQLLKFVESRLQSSYGTISLMEELCRLMSQLDLKADFSEFSHFYDFVFFICRENGQKNITVRRAVMAWRLVLAGRFRLLDQWCDFVEKNQRHNISEDTWRQVLAFSRCVHENLEGYDPEGAWPVLIDDFVEHMYRIGGSNGSPHTVCNCGDSEVHQSDEQPLRGLNIFSGFKRKWCDDPDASVHCKKHLSSSNKYFTSEENPLASVHDCMDIGKYNNPIGHPKSPCAVEGCLSKGFAGLLSNGQCLQFDQKRRVSYT
- the LOC116012081 gene encoding uncharacterized protein At5g19025-like, with translation MVSFPISIAPSVDSTAMPKSANSLDKFRQINRAQRKIPAKNRSCEKSRSAIVDVMILIAVIGACGVLLYPYLSLLAQKFADFFEAIGGAVTEELLRAPMVYICLGLSIFFAGIALLSITVFTSKRCGKPGCKGLRKAAEFDIELQTEDCVKNLKLAGKNGVKKGLFELPRDHHLELESELKKMAPPNGRAVLVFRARCGCSVGTMEVPGPRKPRKHIW